One uncultured Jannaschia sp. DNA segment encodes these proteins:
- the bamA gene encoding outer membrane protein assembly factor BamA, with amino-acid sequence MVDDGKVLDGVGRGQMASIRNTLSTLRIALIGLALVLLGAVAAEAQTFRFNTVDIQGNQRIEDATILQQLGVARGAAISAGQLNDGFQRLQASGLFETVEIVPQGGSLLVIVQEYPTINRISIEGNRRIDDDDLRTLVTSQPRRVYNPAVAERDAASITEAYSQAGRLSATVQPKIIRRSDNRVDLVFEVSEGRVSEVERLSFVGNRAYSDRRLRRVLETTQAGIFRALIGSDTFVADRIAFDSQLLRDFYLSRGYADFQLLSATPELAPGRDAYFLTFRIQEGQQFRFGQVNAVSDLPQINVPEYQDAIRVGRGDIFSPQAIERTIERLELLATRQGLTFIRAVPQITRNDRDLTLDVDFVLERGDRLFVERIDIEGNATTLDRVIRRQFDTVEGDPFNPREIRATAERIRALGYFSQADVTAREGTGPEQVIVDVDVEEQPTGSLGFGLNYSEQSGAGVSLSFSETNFLGRGQVFSFAFDTGSTSSSSNLTFVEPFFLNRDLALSFSIFYTETDSASLTFNTRTAGFRTGLEFPVGEFSRLFVGYTYTDDKLSPRSGTTVLSDILVQDLGSTTTSSVLYNYSYSTIGRGLDPSRGIRAQFGQEFAGLGGDAEFVKNTFELTGQAAVRNEEIVLAATLEGGALVSGGGTNSTQGNRFFNNQSIIRGFESGGIGPRDLNASNGALGGNYFVAARFEAQFPLGFIPEEYGLSGAAFVDMASVWGLDNVNGGPAGANPVDDSFFLNSAVGVGLLWDTQIGPLRFNFTRAINKRTYDREQTFDLTIQTRF; translated from the coding sequence ATGGTTGACGATGGCAAGGTCCTCGACGGGGTCGGTCGGGGGCAGATGGCTTCGATCCGGAACACGCTCTCGACACTTCGTATCGCTCTGATCGGGCTGGCTCTCGTCCTTTTGGGCGCGGTTGCCGCCGAAGCGCAGACCTTCCGCTTCAACACGGTCGACATCCAGGGCAACCAGCGGATCGAGGATGCCACGATCCTGCAGCAGCTCGGCGTCGCGCGCGGGGCCGCCATCAGCGCGGGACAGCTCAACGACGGGTTCCAGCGCCTGCAGGCCTCGGGCCTGTTCGAGACGGTCGAGATCGTGCCGCAGGGCGGGAGCCTGCTGGTCATCGTGCAGGAATACCCGACCATCAACCGCATCTCGATCGAGGGGAACCGTCGCATCGACGACGATGACCTCCGCACGCTGGTCACCAGCCAGCCGCGCCGCGTCTACAATCCCGCCGTGGCGGAGCGTGACGCCGCGAGCATCACCGAGGCCTATTCGCAGGCCGGGCGCCTGTCGGCCACGGTGCAACCCAAGATCATCCGCCGCAGCGACAATCGCGTCGATCTCGTCTTCGAAGTGTCCGAAGGCCGCGTCTCCGAGGTCGAGCGCCTGAGCTTCGTGGGCAACCGCGCCTATTCCGACCGCCGCCTGCGCCGCGTCCTCGAGACGACGCAGGCCGGTATTTTCCGGGCGTTGATCGGGTCGGACACCTTCGTCGCCGACCGGATCGCCTTCGATAGCCAGCTTCTGCGCGACTTCTACCTGTCGCGCGGCTATGCCGACTTCCAGCTTCTCTCGGCCACGCCCGAGCTGGCACCGGGTCGCGACGCCTACTTCCTGACCTTCCGCATCCAGGAGGGGCAGCAGTTCCGGTTCGGTCAGGTCAACGCCGTCTCGGACCTGCCGCAGATCAACGTGCCCGAATACCAGGACGCGATCCGCGTCGGCCGGGGCGACATCTTCTCGCCGCAGGCGATCGAGCGCACGATCGAACGGCTCGAGCTTCTGGCGACGCGGCAGGGCCTGACCTTCATCCGCGCCGTGCCGCAGATCACCCGAAACGACCGCGACCTGACGCTGGACGTGGACTTCGTGCTGGAACGCGGCGATCGCCTGTTCGTCGAGCGGATCGACATCGAAGGCAACGCGACGACGCTGGACCGCGTCATCCGCCGTCAATTCGACACGGTCGAAGGCGACCCCTTCAACCCGCGCGAAATCCGCGCCACCGCCGAACGCATCCGCGCGCTGGGGTATTTCAGCCAGGCCGACGTGACGGCGCGCGAGGGCACCGGTCCCGAGCAGGTCATCGTCGATGTCGATGTAGAGGAACAGCCGACCGGTTCGCTGGGCTTCGGCCTCAACTATTCCGAGCAGAGCGGCGCGGGCGTATCGCTCAGCTTCTCCGAGACCAACTTCCTCGGGCGCGGGCAGGTCTTCTCCTTCGCGTTCGACACCGGGTCCACCAGCTCCTCGTCCAACCTGACCTTCGTCGAGCCGTTCTTCCTGAACCGCGATCTCGCGCTGTCCTTTTCGATCTTCTACACCGAGACCGACAGCGCCAGCCTGACCTTCAACACCCGCACGGCCGGCTTCCGCACGGGGCTGGAATTCCCGGTCGGCGAGTTCAGCCGGCTGTTCGTGGGCTACACCTATACCGACGACAAGCTCAGCCCGCGCTCGGGCACGACGGTCCTGTCCGACATCCTCGTGCAGGATCTCGGTAGCACGACCACGTCCTCGGTGCTCTACAACTATTCCTACAGCACGATCGGGCGCGGTCTCGACCCGTCCCGCGGCATCCGCGCCCAGTTCGGGCAGGAATTCGCAGGGCTCGGCGGCGACGCGGAATTCGTCAAGAACACCTTCGAACTGACCGGGCAGGCGGCCGTCCGCAACGAGGAAATCGTGCTGGCCGCCACCCTCGAAGGCGGCGCTCTGGTTTCGGGGGGCGGCACGAACTCGACCCAGGGGAACCGGTTCTTCAACAACCAGTCGATCATCCGGGGCTTCGAATCCGGTGGCATCGGCCCGCGCGACCTCAACGCGTCGAACGGCGCGCTTGGTGGCAACTACTTCGTCGCCGCCCGCTTCGAGGCGCAGTTCCCGCTCGGGTTCATTCCCGAGGAATATGGCCTGTCGGGCGCGGCCTTCGTCGACATGGCGTCGGTCTGGGGCCTCGACAACGTCAACGGCGGCCCCGCGGGCGCGAACCCGGTGGATGACAGCTTCTTCCTCAACTCCGCCGTCGGCGTCGGCCTCCTCTGGGACACGCAGATCGGCCCGCTCCGCTTCAACTTCACGCGGGCGATCAACAAGCGCACCTACGACCGCGAGCAGACCTTCGACCTGACGATCCAGACGCGGTTCTGA